The Aureispira anguillae genome contains a region encoding:
- a CDS encoding T9SS type A sorting domain-containing protein — protein MINDFKAPRVYLFFIIFMTLSSHIWAQENCSNGIDDDGDGLIDCYDPDCCGNTACNNTFYDPCDITATCISPTPSGTFSIQRSRTSSTTNNLIYASTIPVVGDIDNDGITEYVAANTEGAVHIFKDGATSLTHSVALNGAGTSINGTTLGTLGTYYTTDPYPAIGDLDNDGQAEIIVRQSFGNHFHLCVYSSTGTLLAFYNLQGVGTPFQFQQNGYRSINRTATSGIYDFDGDGTPEISHGLGIFRYNPTATTGTKLELLAYPRQVVGTGLNNNYFGEQVVAVDIDDRTDPNYSYGLELIAGNTVYQVDPTTTTPPSGSILGTPWTITASEIANTTTGNTAYPDGYTSVVDWDGDNLLDIVVSTNKNNSAFLYIWNPRTEAIIAESGPLGGTGWMSRASVTDFDNDGTLEIVVTIPYNFMVLEETVNTSGINPLSVTASTVTTDESGNTTCTAFDFNYDGTKEIIYRDENHLRIFTYNGTSLTEVARNHCTSGTVVEYPIIADVDNDGQAEIVCSCQEGTSINESVVTVFESNSFPWADTRSIWNQHAYFYANVNDDLTIPTHQQNHALPDNGAAFTYPGQINSFLHQHADTIFRVPNAVLSNPAWDCESNSITIDVCNEGDNTLSMDMPITIYSGDPTSTSPTIIGTATLGVNLPQNGSCHTVTIPLTTTYGLPTTVFIMLNADGTTVTAFDPANYTPPISTILECNYTDNIGNVTVYPSPTIGITASLPNPICQNDVLTLTATSSNNSINTVVWNPATLGTNNPVTAPTSILGQHTYAVTVTDNHGCSGTASIDVEIEDCCPIKDDPSYFHLTANTDPALLAQYNIIPTPMALSVQGKVRYILRASNGHHSLPNRLYIDDGVILEVRGDGAILDLVNADIVFGECARIEVLNGGELRAYNTVFRPCNEATSWGGIVFTNTAATVTALPTGNIRECTFINADVGLYMGRFAEGGYNTFHDHEISEITIQDNLFSNCRRGILVNNLAPNQAISGNDFQIDNVDKISFHRHEQDCAPIRDNNDYIGIQLQSTSSDYRWLQAYALNIHQNTFIDATSVATSQSQYTGIQSLYSTAQLEISANDFTNMFQSILLSSFGSHPIMIENNEINVTRRARLNNVGSSQIVVPNGTANNIEIFNNKLSCSADAPALTVLASQNAAFMQSAINIGNSSAVIVRDNAIEGFEVGIYVHLTGVSGQRKIKVADNHIKSDYYGIFLDSELRTGVANSINAFIQCNEIEMDLENNTTSVGIAAHFNGTITTSTNHYISANCIKHTHRAIEVVNNTSTSARMPTILNNYLYNYHEAGISIDGEFNRHGGGIPSIGKGNGSYLTQLNGHNTFISNNENNAFDLFVAAGSTPIQAINNDYGSNGTAIIDNTLNNVTITQTNGLQYPSFAKCANQDASLVQSELDNLSGIGRSLYFCGEDNDFRPSNLLFRSTTSGTTVLQGNYTQTIQGLVKDNDGASLYGLTVDAFNNLSAQTDKAALYTVVMHTGLLSTNQTAWLSYQYERQQGNYMVAKQILQNVQGENDDENDLKAIETIHIDLLLSLRSIQEMTNDEIQRLKEIDDRRGLYAVHARTMVDASIGGHDYIFAPYPLSKPINSRNLNRVDLTTANLTIYPNPTKDAINIDFVVTDGANQILSIYNATGKLVKSVATKAMVGQLTIDVTNLAQGMYIATLKSEDGNIQSGKFVKQ, from the coding sequence ATGATTAACGACTTTAAAGCCCCTAGGGTTTATTTATTTTTCATCATCTTTATGACCCTCTCTTCCCACATTTGGGCACAAGAAAACTGCAGTAATGGCATAGATGATGATGGCGATGGTCTTATCGATTGTTACGATCCCGATTGCTGTGGAAATACAGCTTGTAACAATACATTTTATGACCCTTGCGACATTACTGCAACCTGTATAAGCCCAACTCCATCAGGTACATTTTCTATTCAAAGAAGTAGAACATCAAGCACTACCAACAATTTAATTTATGCTTCAACAATTCCTGTTGTTGGCGATATTGATAATGATGGCATCACTGAATATGTTGCTGCCAATACAGAGGGCGCTGTTCACATTTTTAAAGATGGGGCTACTAGTTTAACACATAGTGTAGCGTTGAATGGTGCTGGAACTTCAATTAATGGAACTACATTAGGTACTTTGGGAACTTATTATACCACAGACCCCTATCCTGCCATAGGAGATCTTGATAATGATGGGCAAGCTGAGATTATTGTTCGTCAAAGCTTTGGCAATCATTTTCATTTGTGCGTTTATAGTTCAACAGGAACATTATTGGCATTTTATAACCTACAAGGGGTAGGAACCCCTTTCCAATTTCAGCAAAATGGTTATCGTTCAATCAATAGAACAGCTACCAGTGGTATCTATGATTTTGATGGAGATGGTACTCCAGAAATTTCTCATGGTCTTGGAATTTTCAGATACAATCCCACTGCAACAACAGGAACTAAATTAGAACTTCTAGCTTATCCTAGGCAGGTGGTAGGTACGGGTTTGAATAATAATTATTTTGGAGAACAAGTAGTTGCTGTTGACATAGACGATCGTACGGATCCTAACTATTCTTACGGATTAGAATTAATTGCAGGAAATACGGTTTATCAGGTAGATCCCACAACAACTACTCCACCTAGTGGTTCTATTTTAGGTACTCCTTGGACGATTACAGCCAGTGAAATTGCTAATACAACAACAGGAAACACAGCATACCCAGATGGTTATACTTCTGTAGTAGATTGGGATGGGGATAATTTACTGGATATTGTAGTTTCTACCAATAAAAACAATTCCGCATTTTTATACATTTGGAATCCAAGAACAGAAGCTATTATAGCTGAAAGCGGTCCCTTGGGGGGCACGGGTTGGATGAGTCGAGCAAGTGTCACTGATTTTGATAATGATGGCACCTTAGAAATTGTAGTGACTATTCCTTATAATTTTATGGTTTTGGAGGAAACGGTTAATACTAGTGGAATAAATCCATTATCCGTAACAGCTTCTACAGTAACAACGGACGAATCTGGAAATACCACTTGCACTGCTTTTGATTTCAATTATGATGGAACAAAAGAAATTATCTACAGAGATGAAAACCATTTGCGCATTTTTACATATAATGGAACTTCATTAACAGAAGTAGCCCGTAACCATTGTACATCAGGAACAGTTGTAGAATACCCAATAATTGCAGATGTTGATAATGATGGTCAAGCTGAAATTGTTTGCTCTTGTCAAGAAGGAACTAGTATAAATGAATCTGTTGTAACCGTATTTGAATCCAATAGTTTCCCTTGGGCAGATACTCGTAGTATTTGGAATCAGCATGCTTATTTTTATGCCAATGTCAACGATGATTTAACCATTCCTACTCATCAACAAAACCATGCTTTGCCAGATAATGGAGCTGCATTTACCTACCCTGGACAAATTAATAGTTTTTTGCACCAGCATGCAGATACTATTTTTAGAGTGCCCAATGCTGTTCTATCCAATCCAGCTTGGGACTGTGAAAGTAATTCAATAACCATTGACGTTTGTAATGAAGGAGACAACACCTTATCAATGGATATGCCCATTACCATTTATTCAGGAGACCCAACCAGTACCAGTCCTACTATTATTGGTACGGCAACATTAGGGGTTAATCTTCCGCAAAATGGTTCTTGTCATACTGTTACGATTCCATTAACAACTACTTATGGATTGCCAACAACTGTCTTTATCATGCTCAATGCAGATGGGACAACCGTTACAGCTTTTGATCCAGCCAATTACACACCACCTATTAGCACCATCTTGGAATGTAACTATACCGATAATATTGGTAATGTAACCGTTTATCCAAGCCCTACTATTGGAATTACGGCTTCTTTGCCCAATCCAATTTGTCAAAATGATGTCTTAACCTTAACAGCAACCAGTTCTAACAATTCTATTAATACTGTAGTTTGGAATCCTGCTACCTTAGGAACCAATAATCCCGTAACTGCACCAACAAGTATCCTTGGTCAACATACTTATGCTGTAACTGTTACAGATAATCATGGCTGCTCAGGAACGGCTTCTATTGATGTAGAAATAGAGGACTGTTGCCCCATAAAAGATGATCCGTCTTACTTTCATTTAACAGCTAATACGGACCCTGCTTTGTTGGCGCAATATAATATTATTCCTACTCCTATGGCTTTATCTGTGCAAGGAAAAGTTCGCTATATTTTAAGAGCAAGCAATGGTCATCATTCTTTGCCCAATAGACTATACATTGATGACGGGGTTATTTTAGAAGTAAGAGGAGATGGAGCTATTTTAGACTTGGTCAATGCTGATATTGTCTTTGGCGAGTGTGCTCGTATAGAAGTACTCAATGGAGGCGAATTAAGAGCTTACAATACTGTATTTAGACCTTGTAATGAAGCTACTAGCTGGGGAGGGATTGTATTTACCAATACAGCCGCTACTGTAACTGCGCTACCTACTGGAAATATTAGAGAGTGTACGTTTATTAATGCTGATGTAGGCTTGTATATGGGGCGTTTTGCAGAAGGTGGTTACAATACTTTTCATGATCACGAGATTTCAGAGATCACTATTCAAGACAATCTATTTTCTAATTGCAGAAGAGGCATCCTAGTCAACAACTTAGCTCCTAACCAAGCCATTTCTGGGAACGATTTTCAAATTGACAATGTAGATAAGATTAGTTTTCATAGACATGAACAAGATTGTGCTCCAATCCGTGACAATAATGACTACATAGGAATACAGTTACAATCTACTAGTTCTGACTATAGATGGCTACAGGCTTATGCACTAAATATTCATCAAAACACCTTCATTGATGCCACTTCTGTAGCCACTAGCCAAAGTCAATACACTGGAATACAATCTTTATACTCTACTGCACAGCTAGAAATTAGTGCCAATGACTTTACCAATATGTTTCAGAGTATTCTATTAAGTTCGTTTGGGAGTCACCCTATTATGATAGAAAACAATGAAATTAATGTAACTAGAAGAGCAAGATTAAATAATGTTGGTTCATCTCAAATTGTTGTTCCCAATGGAACAGCTAATAACATCGAAATTTTCAACAACAAACTTTCTTGTTCTGCTGATGCTCCAGCGCTAACGGTTTTAGCGAGCCAAAATGCTGCATTTATGCAATCCGCTATCAATATAGGCAATTCATCAGCGGTTATTGTTAGAGATAATGCCATTGAAGGTTTTGAAGTTGGTATCTATGTTCATCTAACAGGAGTTTCAGGACAGAGAAAGATCAAGGTAGCAGACAACCATATTAAATCTGATTATTATGGTATCTTCTTAGATTCAGAACTAAGAACTGGTGTAGCCAACAGTATAAATGCATTTATTCAATGCAATGAAATTGAAATGGACTTGGAAAACAATACCACTTCTGTTGGCATTGCTGCTCATTTTAATGGCACTATTACTACTTCAACGAATCACTATATTTCAGCAAACTGCATCAAACATACCCATAGAGCTATAGAAGTTGTCAATAACACAAGTACCTCTGCTCGCATGCCTACTATTCTAAACAATTATTTGTACAATTACCATGAAGCTGGTATCTCTATCGATGGAGAATTTAACAGACATGGAGGAGGAATTCCTTCAATTGGCAAGGGAAATGGTTCCTATTTGACGCAATTAAATGGTCACAATACCTTTATCAGTAACAATGAAAACAATGCCTTTGATCTTTTTGTTGCAGCAGGAAGTACACCAATACAAGCCATCAACAATGACTATGGATCAAATGGAACAGCTATTATTGACAATACGCTTAATAATGTAACGATTACTCAAACCAATGGTCTTCAATATCCATCTTTTGCCAAATGTGCGAATCAAGATGCGTCTTTGGTGCAAAGTGAATTGGATAATTTGAGTGGAATAGGACGAAGTCTTTACTTCTGTGGAGAAGATAACGATTTCAGACCTTCCAATTTACTCTTTAGAAGTACTACTTCAGGAACCACTGTCTTGCAAGGGAATTATACCCAAACGATTCAAGGTTTGGTAAAAGACAATGATGGTGCTTCATTGTATGGCTTGACCGTAGATGCTTTCAATAATTTATCTGCTCAAACAGATAAAGCTGCTCTATACACTGTCGTTATGCATACAGGATTATTGAGTACCAACCAAACAGCATGGTTGTCTTACCAATATGAGCGCCAGCAGGGAAATTATATGGTAGCCAAACAGATCTTACAAAATGTACAGGGAGAAAATGATGATGAGAACGATTTAAAAGCAATTGAAACCATCCATATAGACTTGTTACTTTCTTTAAGAAGCATTCAAGAAATGACCAATGATGAAATTCAACGCTTAAAAGAGATTGATGACCGTAGAGGCTTGTACGCTGTTCATGCTCGTACTATGGTTGATGCATCTATTGGTGGGCATGATTACATTTTTGCTCCTTATCCATTATCTAAACCTATCAACTCACGTAATTTAAATCGTGTAGATTTAACAACAGCAAATCTGACAATTTATCCCAATCCTACTAAGGATGCTATTAATATAGATTTTGTTGTTACAGATGGAGCTAATCAAATATTAAGTATCTACAATGCAACTGGAAAGTTAGTAAAATCAGTTGCAACCAAAGCAATGGTTGGTCAACTTACAATTGACGTCACAAACTTAGCGCAAGGCATGTATATTGCTACCTTAAAATCAGAAGATGGAAACATTCAATCTGGAAAATTTGTAAAGCAATAA